The following proteins are encoded in a genomic region of Ctenopharyngodon idella isolate HZGC_01 chromosome 12, HZGC01, whole genome shotgun sequence:
- the ch25h gene encoding cholesterol 25-hydroxylase-like protein produces MIWSCLALSLYNHAVYIFPLSVLHWYWRPVNYPANAPEVLRVVWDLAACLLLFDFQYFVWHLLHHKVPWLYRTFHKVHHKYTSTFALATEYSGAWETLSLGFFAAVNPMLLGVHPMTEMLFHMLNMWLSVEDHCGYDLPWATHRLVPFGLYGGAPHHDVHHQKFKSNYAPYFTHWDKLFGTLHSE; encoded by the coding sequence ATGATTTGGAGCTGCCTCGCACTCTCACTTTACAACCATGCTGTGTACATCTTCCCGCTGAGTGTCCTGCACTGGTACTGGAGACCGGTCAACTACCCAGCGAATGCACCTGAAGTCCTGCGAGTCGTCTGGGACCTTGCAGCCTGCCTGCTTCTCTTTGACTTTCAGTACTTTGTATGGCATCTTCTGCATCACAAAGTACCCTGGCTCTACCGCACTTTCCATAAGGTGCATCACAAGTACACATCCACCTTTGCCCTGGCCACTGAGTACTCAGGGGCTTGGGAGACTCTGTCTCTGGGTTTCTTCGCTGCAGTGAATCCCATGTTGCTGGGGGTTCATCCTATGACAGAGATGCTTTTCCATATGCTGAACATGTGGTTGTCAGTTGAGGACCACTGTGGCTATGACCTGCCATGGGCGACACACAGACTGGTGCCTTTTGGACTGTATGGAGGAGCTCCACACCATGATGTCCACCATCAGAAGTTCAAGTCCAACTACGCTCCATACTTCACTCACTGGGACAAGCTCTTTGGGACACTGCACTCTGAATGA
- the ifit9 gene encoding interferon-induced protein with tetratricopeptide repeats 9, translating to MSNEDMEAELRQLECLFTWGVEKSDIRDLSSLPEKLHDRIKFCPQKYHGTYFNLLAFISHLEGKTESALDYLQKAELALKEDKRKKAEFLVTFSSFAWVHYHLQRLNDAEDYLNKVKSICKDITGSSDYSCSLPVVHGEKAWSFLRLGGTFYEQAKESFSKALEAEPDNILFNVGYAIVLYRIDGMNKAADTGRVTEQLRKALSLEPTNTEIMVLLALKLQRSRRQEAQNLIKEALRLSPDVPQVTRYVAKYFRAEGSIKDSLSVLKRAVELAPNSSFLHHQIGLCHKQQLIQMFEERRPGRHISAAQKASKVAECIQHFSKAVELKPNNIYAKVNLAEAYGENRQLGEAEKIFKSLIDDKALSESDKQHCHTCYGLFLLYKKTDEDKAVGQFKAAYMIPVNTYERKQAGKKLRLIAERNLNTKKKVREAFEILAFISSEDKQESNGASS from the exons ATGAG CAACGAAGACATGGAAGCGGAGCTCAGGCAGCTGGAGTGTCTTTTTACATGGGGTGTAGAAAAATCAGACATAAGGGATTTGAGCAGCTTACCAGAAAAACTCCATGATAGGATAAAATTTTGTCCACAAAAGTATCATGGCACGTATTTCAACCTTCTGGCTTTTATTAGCCACTTGGAGGGTAAAACTGAGAGTGCGCTGGACTACCTTCAAAAGGCTGAATTGGCATTAAAGGAAGACAAACGAAAGAAAGCTGAGTTCTTGGTGACATTCTCCAGCTTTGCATGGGTGCACTATCACTTACAAAGGCTAAATGATGCAGAAGATTACTTGAACAAAGTGAAAAGTATATGCAAAGATATAACAGGTTCATCAGATTACTCCTGCAGCTTGCCTGTAGTACATGGTGAGAAAGCATGGAGCTTTCTGAGACTTGGAGGAACATTCTATGAGCAAGCAAAAGAGAGTTTCTCTAAGGCTCTTGAGGCAGAACCAgacaacattttgtttaatgTGGGCTACGCAATAGTGCTTTACAGGATAGATGGCATGAACAAAGCAGCAGACACTGGAAGAGTCACCGAACAGCTTAGAAAAGCTCTCAGCCTAGAGCCCACAAACACTGAGATCATGGTACTTTTGGCTCTGAAACTCCAGAGGTCAAGGAGACAGGAAGCCCAGAACCTTATAAAAGAGGCCCTCAGGTTGTCTCCTGATGTTCCACAAGTGACCAGATATGTGGCCAAATACTTTAGAGCAGAGGGCTCCATTAAAGATTCACTGTCTGTCCTCAAGAGGGCAGTAGAGCTAGCGCCAAACTCCTCCTTTCTGCACCATCAAATCGGCCTTTGCCATAAACAACAGCTTATTCAGATGTTTGAGGAGAGGAGGCCCGGGAGGCACATTTCTGCTGCTCAAAAAGCCTCTAAAGTGGCTGAATGTATCCAGCACTTCTCAAAGGCTGTAGAGCTGAAGCCTAACAACATTTATGCCAAAGTGAATTTAGCTGAGGCCTATGGGGAGAACCGGCAACTTGGCGAGGCAGAGAAGATCTTTAAAAGCCTGATAGATGACAAAGCCCTCAGTGAGTCTGATAAGCAGCACTGCCACACATGCTATGGTTTGTTCTTGCTTTACAAGAAAACGGATGAAGACAAAGCAGTCGGTCAGTTCAAGGCAGCATATATGATTCCAGTCAACACCTATGAAAGGAAACAAGCTGGCAAGAAGCTCAGACTGATTGCGGAGAGGAATCTCAACACTAAGAAGAAAGTCAGAGAAGCATTCGAGATTTTGGCCTTCATATCTTCTGAAGACAAGCAGGAGAGCAATGGGGCATCTTCATAG